The sequence cattttcacaaataGGCAGATGGCTAAAAATTCACgtggttgtttaatttcatgCCTGATAATGGGCAGGCACTCCCGTGAAAAACTCAGTCTTATATAATGTCTCCTTTCAATTGGAATAGGACTGGACAGTTGTATCTGCATCACctgcacagacagacagatggacaGGCTAATGCACAGAAAGACAGATGAGATAGGTAGATGGATTCCAGACAATCGAACTGCCCGTGGCAGGTGAGTTGGCATGGGCATGTTTGTTGATTTTGGTTGCAGCACATCCTGATGAGCTAGACAACAGCCTGCATGGAAGAATAAAAAAGGTGACTCTACTCTATATTGTTCCGAGCTTGCACATTTCGACTCTTGTTTCAAGTCACGCACACTGATAAAACTGCGATTTAAGAGGTAGTGTGACAGCGGTGAAAGTCATTGAAGATCAGCGGTAAGATGCGCTTATTTCACGGGTTAAGCGAGTCTGGTTCCCCGCCTCTCGAGCTCCACGCATTCCGGAgattccccccacccccaccccacacCACCCCCAGCACAACGTTGGCTCACCTGCCCTCCTCTTTGCATGACTTCTTGGCAGCATGTGTTCAAATGCAAACTACGCTAAAGGTGAGTTTATTCGCCAGGGGATTTATAAAAGAAACGAGGGGCCTGAAGTAGCCATCTTTGCATCCCAATGGCACGTGAAGGTCTCACGAAGatgtgtacgtgcctcctcCAAAAAGATGAACGCATTCTCCTCTGTATAGATTACTTAAAAATATATCACATAGCCTTTTCATCCCATAAGCGAGTATTTAAAGACTTTTCCGAGGAGAAAGTAACACTTAAATCCCCGCCTCATGTACGCCCTAATGCTTTCATTTCTCCCGACTTTTCTAAACTCAACATAGTTTCAAGAGAAGACGTGAAAATAAATACCTCCGTGGGGTTGTTGTTGATGCTGAGGCTTGGCCAGGTGGCGGCTTTCCCCTCTACGTCTGCACTTGAAACTTCATCGTTTAGTCCCATACGTGTGCGAGGGATCAACTCGCCTCCATAGCCGAGCGACTGAGAAGAACCGAAGCCCCCTCCGCGAGCTCCTTGCTTCCCAAACAGCAGTCCCGAGCACGGAGGTGGGGCGAGAAGGGAACGAGCACTTCTGATTGGTTACAGACAGAGGTAGGCGGGAATAACCGGGAAGGTTGGGCTTGTTGAATGGACCAATGAGAGACGATGACGTCAGTTTCCCTGGTTACACTTTTTGTCAACCGATACAATCGAGGAGAGGAGAGacaccaaaagaaaaagtggtaACCGATTAATTTTACCATTTGATATCAACTTTAGTGTGCAAAATCCGTTGCAAAAATTGCCAGTTTTTTGTTGCTTAACCAGATTTTGGACCGTATATTGTTAGtttgatggatggacagatgaaTAGCTAGATAAATTGCTGTTGCATGCTAGATAGATGTTGTATGCtgtgaatacattttgaatataacttagcattttttaagaattatttgggtttaatttttttcccaatgcaTTTCAAAGGATGTCATTTCTAAACTGCTTGAATACAAACAACAAGACAACAAGTGGAGATATGCATTGTGTTGTACATAGTAAATTAACCTATTCCACGGTTGCCTAAAATGACAGCTACTTGATCATTCACGCATAAAATAATCTTATATAATGGTAGAGTACAAAAGTATTTTGCATCTTTAGTTCTCAACACAGATACATTTCAGTAATGTTTAATGTTGCCCACTAGGGGCGCGCGTGCGCTTGCGTTTAAACACACCTTGCCACTTCCGTGTTTATGTACCTTGGCCGACGATGACGTCATCAATATGcgatatatttttgttttgtaaataagttacaaacaaaacaaaatatatacttTCCTTTAAACGTCATAGCcagttgttttcttcacaaacTGTTTTGTCACTTGTTTACCTTCAAACAGGTAGCCAGTAacatttacaattattttgcCCTATTTTGAGAAATAATGATTAATTGTTTATATGACTAGttcctgtattttttttttttcacaggtgATTTGATATAGTGAATACAAAATTACACCACTAGCACCTGGGCAATGAATGTAGGAGGCCAAACGTTTATCACCAGCTACAGACCAGAAGATTTGGGTGAGTTAGTGGAATTAGTGTCAAATTTGACCTGGAGGTTCCTTCCTGAATGGAATTCCACTTAAATGTCCTGACGTGGCTTTGATGCTCTTGTCCCACAAGGCTTGTTTGTTCACCTGTCTTTATGGCACTCAGCAGAACTGCAAACATAAATGTCTTAACACTGCAACTCTGCTCCGCCTGCTGGGCAATCTATTCCGCAGTGCATCATTTGAACCGTGGCCTTTGTCTTTTCTTGCTGAAGTCAGTGAAAAACAACTTTGGACATTTGGTTTTATATTCTTTCAGATATCCCAATGTAGTCCATCCTAAGTTGCTCTTAATATCAATTATTTATCCCATAAAAATGCTTGAAGTGTCTATTAATTACCCTCCTCACACATCCACATTTTCCTTGCTTTCCATAGGTGTGCTAGCATAAATTACAATGTggtaaaatatattatttattaccgTATGCCGTAGAATTCACACGTGTTGCACATAAACTAGTCACAAAATACGCagaatgcatgcatgcgtgaaTTTACTACAATGACCATGAATCTTACGAAGTCCTTTCCTATGAAATGCTGGCAATAAAAATCGAAGTTGACCGAACTCTAGTTGCCAAGAAAGGACATACATTATTAATCTTTTGTGATCACTTGTTTATTGGCCGACctcgtttgctttttttcctcgcAGATAAACTGACAATACAACTGAAGAATGGCCTGTATAGATCAAACTATAAGCCGGCGGAATACGACAAAATGCAGGCCATGGTTGACGCCAAACGGCTAGAGACTGCTGCGTTTGGAAACAAGGTGACGTCTAACccaacaaattttttttttgtgtgtaccgTTGAAATATGATAACCATGTGGTGCCGTGAATTGACATAGTTGGATTGCAAAACTGCAACATTTCTATGGATTTGTCaacccattattattatttggattTAAACCGCCATTGCGTAATATTTAAGGGTTGAAAGAGAGCAGCGATATCAGTGCCGCACACAATAGTGCTTAGTTTGGTTAATATTCATCAGGCTGCCTGGGGTCTATTAAAAAATTGTTTGAAGTTTGACTCAGAGCGCAGGGAAACGTGTGTGCTTGTGGCCAAGCAGATTAGGCTGTTCAACCTGCAGTGTTTTAATTGCATAACTGTCGCAGGAgcctcttgattttttttgtatccttAAACTTGCCTTTGCACTCATCCAACCTCACTCGCTGCATAACCCAGATAAGACATTTTTGCCACTGGCGGAATAGCATGCTCGGCGTTCTGTACACATCTCCCATAGTGATGGAGGGTAAATAATATATCGCCATTTGTTGCCTTTggtgcaatttttattttttttagatgacaCTCAATTATGCTCCATTTGAATTCTATGGTCTGGTGCATTACATTGATTTTTGTAGCGAGCCATCCCACTTCTGATACCATCAGTAAATCTGAACAGTCATTTCAAACTGGGTTACCTCAGTTGTTAAACATGGTCatactttttaaatgagaTAAATGTGCAAAGCTAATCAGTACCCAAAGCACATAAAGCGTTGACCCGCTAAATCAAATAATCTGACATCAATGAATTTCAAAGTTGGACTTTTTCTGCCTACACTGCAGTGATTTCATCTAGCGGTGTATTCATCTTCCAGGTTAGGAGGACCCGATGTGTCGCCAAGGAAATAAAGGAATGCGACATATTACGGCAGCACAGGCAGGTGTGGAGCCGAGAGTGCCCTCGGCTACAAAAAGCCGAGTAAGAGAAGCCTATTACTCCCAGTCGTTATCTGCCGCAGTCGTCTGACTTTGCTATTACACTAAACAGCCACTTAAAAACCCCGACGGGGATCCGACTGACCGAATTTGGGTGGTGCTAAAAAAGGGGAAACGGAAGATCAACTCCAATGAGGGGGTGAAATGGTAAGATTAGAAAATGTTGACTTGGAGCGAACACAGTGGGAGAGAGTGGCAGTGGAGCTTTAGAAGCCGATAGAATACATTAAACgggaggggaaaaataatCATGTTTTGTGAAGTGACAAAGGCTGCAAGAACCCCCGGGGTGCGGTTCTGTTCGCCTGCGTCATGGCCGAGGTTCACGATGTACTGTCCACAAGCGGGAAACTCATTAACGAGCGACCATGTGCATCCGACACGTTGGTTTATATCTTGTGTGATTGTACGGAGATTTTGAAAATCAGACGCCgtgagtgttttgttttggttactTATATTTACGAGAGGGACATTGAGCACATTATGGGCCCGATTTAATTTTCCCGACGAGTGAAACCACGGTAAATAGACACAAAGCGTATCCATCTTCTGTATTTACGGAACAAATCACACCTTTGGCGCTCTTAGCGGCACTatagacctttttttttttctaaccagCAGCTATTTTGAAACAGAATTACTGGTAATAACAGGTAGCCCAAATAATGGCACTCTGTTTGAAAATATACTTAGAGCTTTGTTAACCCGTTCAGTACCGTTGCCGTTTATAACCGTCATAGAGTTTCCTCCAAATGTTAAGAAGCAGACATGCGgtgatttttaattctttatcCACAAACAGGGAAAAGGCTGAGAGCGAAATGCGAGATTTTATCGACAACATCAGGCCGCTCAGCATAGAAGACACCGCTATCTTCTCACTCAAAGATTACGGTAAGCTACAGAAGCCTCAAACAGCAATTCCACAACTCAGAAGAATTCTCCTTGGTCTGGTGTTTAGAGGTTTTCCTCGAGAGAGACCGGAAACCCTTCGTAATGGGCACCGTGGCGCCGGTTCGTCAGCTGAAGGAAGACTTGAGCTTCAGGTTGGAGCAGGAGCAAAAGGAGGAAAACAGGAGTCCTCAATCAAACTGGGAACAAGTCCAACATCAGGTGTTAAGCAGAAGAGACCAAAGATAAAGTTCTAAATTGTAATCAAATCTTTTATTCCAGGTCACTTTTGTTAAAGACCAGCAATCTATCATAATGACGAAACTTCAAGAAGAGTACAGTGATCTACAAGAGGAGATTAGCGATCTCGGTTTGGAGGTACGCTTCTTGCTTATCATCAGCTTTGTATGCCAATCTTGAAAGATGAACCTCGCCTGTAGAAATATCTCCAAACCTTGGATATCTTGGTGAAAGACAACATTCCAGCAGAAGTTTTAGAGTCAGACTGCCCTTACCCGGAACTGAAGGAGTCGCTGATCCAGGCCTTCCACTCATTATCAGAAATCCACCACGGTCGACTGCAATGTCTTCACGAGCACCTGAAGAGAACAGACAAGTCggtgtgacatttttttggacATTGTTGTCAGATGTGTGCAATAATTATTTCAATCACGTAAACGTGTTTCAGATACTGCGGCTGGTGTCCAGATGATCACCTACGCTTCAATTTCACTTTGTCGCAGTACACGCAAGACATACCCAACTATCGGGTTCTATGCTTGCATATGCTTCAAAGGGTCTTCCCGGAGAAAGGCAAACAGGATCTGgtaatgtgcaaaaaaaaaaaaaaggttttaagcCATTTTCTGCATCATTTTTAGTCATTTCCACTGTTAAATGAAACGAAAACAAAACGCCAAAGTTTTCCAAGATTGCCCATTAAGTTCTGCATTAATTGAAAGTAGAGCGCCAAGCTTTCTCCTCATCATGCAGCTAATTAATGTAGCGAGAATATCTTGCTTATAATGGGCCATATTTcgcttttttcattttagcaaTTACAGTTTTGCACGCCCTGGGATGCGCACACACCCATTTGCAATATTCACAAAATCATCTTATGAGATCTAACCCGAAGGCAAAATGATAGTGATGGCGACGTATTGATAAGTGTctatatttttgttctttctaATGCATATTGGTCCCAGCATGGTGGCGAGTTGCTGACATCATGGCTTAgtgtcaccatgacaacagtcTGGCACTCCGAGACCTCCTAATATTGCATCCGCTTGAATGCTACATTTAGAGCTCAGTCTGACGGAGATGCGAGGAAGAAAACGGCAATTTATTTTCTAGAAAGAAAATCAGACATTGGCATGTGCCGTGTTGTTGTCCTTTTAAATGGCTttttataaatgaaaacaaatttaattACAACACAGTAAACTTCAACATGGAGAGAGATTCAAGCGGAAATCAAGTTAAAAGTTTTCTccgcaaataataaaataaaaaaataatataaaatgtataatatataaatataaaataataagataaataaaaatgatttaatgtAATGTGACAAAACGGGGGTTCACTGTGTAACCCATTTTAACTCCGTCCCAGTAAGTCAATAAAAGcgtgagataaaaaaaaaaaaaaagaacagaggGTGGGATCCTTCACAAGTTTGACACTTTGATACATTAATAAACATGATTTGCCTCACAGCCTCGGGCGCTTCACTCATTTTCAGcaaagccagccagccagccgtcTAATGCCTTCCCACCATCAGTTAGCTGCTATTAGCCGAGAGATGAATATCATTGGCCGCGTTCCGCAAAAGCAGCCAAGTGATGCCGCCACAGTGAGCCCCCTGACACAATGATGAATAGCATGTGGCAGCTCCTCGCGCACAAAACCAAAAGATCTTCACCACCTTTCCCAGCGAGGAAATCGAGAGGAGagacttttttgtgttttagtttCTAATGCCCATTTGTCAGAATTTGGAACTGAAATTTGTGATGTTGCTAAC comes from Syngnathus acus chromosome 21, fSynAcu1.2, whole genome shotgun sequence and encodes:
- the LOC119114988 gene encoding coiled-coil domain-containing protein 148-like isoform X1, coding for MNVGGQTFITSYRPEDLDKLTIQLKNGLYRSNYKPAEYDKMQAMVDAKRLETAAFGNKVRRTRCVAKEIKECDILRQHRQVWSRECPRLQKAEEKAESEMRDFIDNIRPLSIEDTAIFSLKDYEVFLERDRKPFVMGTVAPVRQLKEDLSFRLEQEQKEENRSPQSNWEQVQHQVTFVKDQQSIIMTKLQEEYSDLQEEISDLGLEKYLQTLDILVKDNIPAEVLESDCPYPELKESLIQAFHSLSEIHHGRLQCLHEHLKRTDKYCGWCPDDHLRFNFTLSQYTQDIPNYRVLCLHMLQRVFPEKGKQDLMEHERALARQRFTQTQIKVLTQQWQQDQEELLAKALATLQEARDADQEELELQRDRQHQQDICFHLREKLQQWRAHQEEVAELQAAIAARQQEEAEAILKREQEKEAAMRAHQKEKLRKFHLEQQKRREELEQRDQERLAKLRSAMDEQARQDKERVRFRAEMLQRRQEAREAYKLERQREEAERDNRLEALRNQVAVVAESDAERMMGDTQSWRNRYLTLREDDIQRPLFGLHTYTADQIVADPRLRVEQALRDAGLHHTQYAQEVMALIKPPKPPRRDTKSELQF